The DNA segment CCATTGGTATTGCCAACGGAATCGAAATAATGAAAGCAGAAGGTCTAGCTCCAGCTACTTGGGTTACTGATATGTTGGCTTCTGGTACTTCTAGTTTTTATTCCATTAAAGAAGGTGCTACTTATTTCTATAACATTCCAAATAAAACGCAGACTAAAGTTCCCGGACAAGATGCTTTTATCATCCTGAACAACATTCGCGAAAGCAAAAAAGTATGGAGTAATAGCGGAGCCATTATACAAGATTTAGGCGACGGAATTTTGAATTTAGAATTCCAATCCAAAATGAATACCATTGGTGGCGATGTTTTGCAAGCAATCAACAAAGCCATTGATTTATCCGAAAAAGAATATCAAGGTTTGGTTATTGGAAACCAAGGAGCCAATTTCTCTGTGGGTGCCAATATTGGAATGATCTTTATGATGGCGGTCGAACAAGAATATGACGAATTGAATATGGCCATCAAAATGTTTCAAGACACAATGATGCGGGTGCGCTATTCTGGAATTCCAGTGGTAGTTGCACCTCACGGGATGACTTTGGGCGGAGGTTGCGAAATGAGTATGCACGCTGATAAAGTGGTTGCCGCTGCAGAAACTTATATCGGATTGGTTGAATTTGGAGTTGGCGTCATTCCTGGTGGTGGCGGATCTAAAGAAATGACGTTGAGAGCTTCGGATTTATTTCGTAAAAACGACGTGGAATTGAATGTTTTGCAAGAATATTTCTTGACCGTGGCTATGGCCAAGGTTTCGACTTCAGCTTATGAAGCCTTTGATTTGGGAGTTTTGCAACACGGAAAAGATATTGTGGTTGTCAACAAAGACCGCCAAATTGCCGAAGCCAAAAAACACGCTTTGCTAATGGCGGAAGCCGGTTACACCCAGCCTATTCGCCGAAATGACATCAAAGTGTTAGGAAAACAAGCTTTGGGGATGTTCCTAGTAGGAACCGACCAAATGGAAGCCGGAAAATATATCTCGGAACACGACAAGAAAATTGCAAACAAACTAGCTTATGTAATGGCTGGAGGTGATTTATCCGAACCAACATTGGTAAGTGAGCAATATTTATTGGATATTGAAAGAGAAGCTTTCTTGAGTTTATGTACAGAAAGAAAAACTCTGGAGAGAATTCAGTTTATGTTGACGAAGGGGAAACCGTTGAGGAATTAAGATATGATTAAATACTTAAAAAAAAATCGATTTGAAAGCATCGGAATTATTATTTTTTTAATAGTTCTTTATTTTTCATATAACTATTTTAATGGGATTTTTAACTCATTATATAATAATTCAAAAACTACTGAATGTCACGAAATTTATGGTTATTTCGGAAGTTATGTAGGAGGTGTATTAGGAACAATAATAGGATTTGTAACATTATTTTTTGTTTACATTACATATACATCACAAAGAAAAGAATTAAAACTTCAAAGAGAATTAATAGCTCAACAACAATTTGAAAGTACTTTTTTTAATATGTTGAATGTTCACAGAGAGTTAAAAAATGACTTAAAATTGAAATGGGATGAAGCCTGTTTTTTCCCGAATATATTTAATCAGGATAAAGAATATTCTGGAGTAGAAGTTTTTGAAAAAACAAAAGATGACTTTAGAGAATTAACTAAATGGATTAAAGATAACAATAGAGATATTAGTAAAATACAGTCAGTTAAAGTTAAAACAAAAATCGAATCCTATGAGGATTCGAATTCAGAATATATAAATGAATTAAACCAAAATGATAAAAATAAATCTTCCAACGAAGATTTTGTTGAAGAGTTTCTAAATACTAATATTGTGATAAACAATCATAAGATAGAAATCAAAAGGATAAGATTTGCGTTTGAGCTTTTATTTGAAAATTATCAAAATCTAATTAGTCATTATTGCAGAAATGTTTATCACATTTTAAAATACATCAGAGAAAATGAAAAAAATAAAACTCTAGGAGAAGATTTTAATAAATATAAAAGTTATGCCAATATCTTTGAATCACAGCTAAATGTTGACGAACAATTTATTCTGTTTTATAATTTTATTTGTTTTAATGATGAAACTAAAGGTATATACTCAACAATTAATTTAGTAAATCATTATCAGTTTCTAGAAAATCTTGGAAGTAATAATCTTTTAGATAAAGAATTGCATAACAACAAAAACTTTTACAC comes from the Flavobacterium limnophilum genome and includes:
- a CDS encoding putative phage abortive infection protein, whose amino-acid sequence is MIKYLKKNRFESIGIIIFLIVLYFSYNYFNGIFNSLYNNSKTTECHEIYGYFGSYVGGVLGTIIGFVTLFFVYITYTSQRKELKLQRELIAQQQFESTFFNMLNVHRELKNDLKLKWDEACFFPNIFNQDKEYSGVEVFEKTKDDFRELTKWIKDNNRDISKIQSVKVKTKIESYEDSNSEYINELNQNDKNKSSNEDFVEEFLNTNIVINNHKIEIKRIRFAFELLFENYQNLISHYCRNVYHILKYIRENEKNKTLGEDFNKYKSYANIFESQLNVDEQFILFYNFICFNDETKGIYSTINLVNHYQFLENLGSNNLLDKELHNNKNFYTFDIK